A genomic stretch from Canis lupus familiaris isolate Mischka breed German Shepherd chromosome 15, alternate assembly UU_Cfam_GSD_1.0, whole genome shotgun sequence includes:
- the PABPC4 gene encoding polyadenylate-binding protein 4 isoform X2 — translation MNAAASSYPMASLYVGDLHSDVTEAMLYEKFSPAGPVLSIRVCRDMITRRSLGYAYVNFQQPADAERALDTMNFDVIKGKPIRIMWSQRDPSLRKSGVGNVFIKNLDKSIDNKALYDTFSAFGNILSCKVVCDENGSKGYAFVHFETQEAADKAIEKMNGMLLNDRKVFVGRFKSRKEREAELGAKAKEFTNVYIKNFGEEVDDESLKELFSQFGKTLSVKVMRDPSGKSKGFGFVSYEKHEDANKAVEEMNGKEISGKVIFVGRAQKKVERQAELKRKFEQLKQERISRYQGVNLYIKNLDDTIDDEKLRKEFSPFGSITSAKVMLEDGRSKGFGFVCFSSPEEATKAVTEMNGRIVGSKPLYVALAQRKEERKAHLTNQYMQRVAGMRALPANAILNQFQPAAGGYFVPAVPQAQGRPPYYTPNQLAQMRPNPRWQQGGRPQGFQGMPSAIRQSGPRPALRHLAPTGNAPASRGLPTTAQRVGSECPDRLAMDFGGAGAAQQGLTDGCQSGGVPTAVQTLAPRAAVAAAAPRAVAPYKYASSVRSPHPAIQPLQAPQPAVHVQGQEPLTASMLAAAPPQEQKQMLGERLFPLIQTMHSNLAGKITGMLLEIDNSELLHMLESPESLRSKVDEAVAVLQAHHAKKEAAQKDSKAK, via the exons atgAACGCTGCGGCCAGCAGCTACCCCATGGCCTCCCTCTACGTGGGTGACCTGCACTCGGACGTCACCGAGGCCATGCTGTATGAAAAGTTCAGTCCTGCGGGGCCTGTGCTGTCCATCCGGGTCTGCCGCGATATGATCACCCGCCGCTCCCTGGGCTATGCCTACGTCAACTTCCAGCAGCCGGCCGACG CTGAGCGGGCCTTGGATACCATGAACTTTGATGTGATTAAGGGAAAGCCAATCCGTATCATGTGGTCTCAGAGGGATCCCTCTTTGAGAAAATCTGGTGTGGGAAATGTCTTCATCAAGAATCTGGACAAATCTATAGATAACAAGGCACTTTATGATACTTTTTCTGCTTTTGGAAACATTCTGTCTTGTAAG GTGGTGTGTGATGAGAACGGCTCTAAGGGTTATGCCTTTGTCCACTTCGAGACCCAAGAGGCTGCTGACAAGGCCATCGAGAAGATGAACGGCATGCTCCTCAATGACCGCAAAGT GTTTGTGGGCAGATTCAAGTCTCGAAAAGAGCGGGAAGCTGAGCTTGGAGCCAAAGCCAAAGAGTTCACCAATGTCTATATCAAAAACTTTGGGGAAGAGGTGGATGATGAGAGTCTGAAAGAGCTCTTTAGCCAGTTTG GTAAGACCCTAAGTGTCAAGGTGATGAGAGATCCCAGTGGGAAATCCAAAGGCTTTGGCTTTGTGAGTTACGAAAAGCACGAGGATGCCAATAAG GCTGTGGaagagatgaatggaaaagaaatcagTGGGAAAGTCATTTTTGTAGGCCGTGCACAGAAGAAAGTGGAGCGGCAGGCGGAGTTAAAGCGGAAATTTGAACAGTTGAAACAAGAGAGAATTAGTCGGTATCAG GGGGTGAATCTCTACATTAAGAACTTGGATGACACCATTGATGATGAGAAGTTAAGGAAAGAGTTTTCTCCTTTTGGATCAATCACCAGTGCAAAG GTAATGTTGGAGGATGGGAGAAGCAAAGGGTTTGGCTTTGTCTGCTTCTCATCTCCTGAAGAGGCGACCAAAGCAGTCACTGAGATGAATGGACGCATCGTGGGCTCCAAGCCACTGTATGTCGCCTTGgcgcagaggaaggaagagagaaaagctcATCTGACCAACCAGTATATGCAGCGGGTGGCTGGAATGAGAGCGCTCCCTGCCAATGCCATCTTAAATCAGTTCCAGCCTGCAGCTGGTGGTTACTTTGTGCCAGCAGTTCCACAG GCTCAGGGAAGACCTCCATACTACACCCCTAACCAGTTAGCACAGATGAGGCCAAATCCACGCTGGCAGCAAGGTGGGAGACCTCAAG GCTTCCAAGGAATGCCAAGTGCTATACGCCAGTCTGGGCCTCGTCCAGCTCTTCGCCATCTGGCTCCAACTGGTAATGCTCCGGCCTCTCGTGGCCTCCCTACTACTGCTCAGAGAGTCG GGTCTGAGTGCCCGGACCGCTTGGCTATGGACTTTGGTGGGGCTGGCGCCGCCCAGCAAGGGCTGACTGACGGCTGCCAGTCTGGAG GTGTGCCCACAGCCGTGCAGACCTTAGCACCTCGTGCTGCTGTCGCCGCTGCTGCCCCTCGGGCTGTCGCACCTTACAAATATGCCTCCAGTGTCCGCAGCCCTCACCCCGCCATCCAGCCTTTGCAG GCCCCCCAGCCTGCCGTCCATGTACAGGGGCAGGAGCCCCTGACCGCCTCCATGCTGGCTGCAGCACCCCCCCAGGAGCAGAAGCAGATGCTGG GAGAACGTTTGTTCCCACTCATCCAAACCATGCATTCAAACCTGGCTGGAAAAATCACAGGCATGCTGCTGGAGATCGACAACTCTGAGCTGCTGCACATGCTGGAGTCCCCTGAGTCTCTCCGCTCCAAG GTGGATGAAGCTGTGGCGGTTCTACAGGCTCATCATGCCAAGAAAGAAGCTGCCCAGAAG GATTCAAAAGCCAAATAA
- the PABPC4 gene encoding polyadenylate-binding protein 4 isoform X3 has product MNAAASSYPMASLYVGDLHSDVTEAMLYEKFSPAGPVLSIRVCRDMITRRSLGYAYVNFQQPADAERALDTMNFDVIKGKPIRIMWSQRDPSLRKSGVGNVFIKNLDKSIDNKALYDTFSAFGNILSCKVVCDENGSKGYAFVHFETQEAADKAIEKMNGMLLNDRKVFVGRFKSRKEREAELGAKAKEFTNVYIKNFGEEVDDESLKELFSQFGKTLSVKVMRDPSGKSKGFGFVSYEKHEDANKAVEEMNGKEISGKVIFVGRAQKKVERQAELKRKFEQLKQERISRYQGVNLYIKNLDDTIDDEKLRKEFSPFGSITSAKVMLEDGRSKGFGFVCFSSPEEATKAVTEMNGRIVGSKPLYVALAQRKEERKAHLTNQYMQRVAGMRALPANAILNQFQPAAGGYFVPAVPQAQGRPPYYTPNQLAQMRPNPRWQQGFQGMPSAIRQSGPRPALRHLAPTGNAPASRGLPTTAQRVGSECPDRLAMDFGGAGAAQQGLTDGCQSGGVPTAVQTLAPRAAVAAAAPRAVAPYKYASSVRSPHPAIQPLQAPQPAVHVQGQEPLTASMLAAAPPQEQKQMLGERLFPLIQTMHSNLAGKITGMLLEIDNSELLHMLESPESLRSKVDEAVAVLQAHHAKKEAAQKVGAVAAATS; this is encoded by the exons atgAACGCTGCGGCCAGCAGCTACCCCATGGCCTCCCTCTACGTGGGTGACCTGCACTCGGACGTCACCGAGGCCATGCTGTATGAAAAGTTCAGTCCTGCGGGGCCTGTGCTGTCCATCCGGGTCTGCCGCGATATGATCACCCGCCGCTCCCTGGGCTATGCCTACGTCAACTTCCAGCAGCCGGCCGACG CTGAGCGGGCCTTGGATACCATGAACTTTGATGTGATTAAGGGAAAGCCAATCCGTATCATGTGGTCTCAGAGGGATCCCTCTTTGAGAAAATCTGGTGTGGGAAATGTCTTCATCAAGAATCTGGACAAATCTATAGATAACAAGGCACTTTATGATACTTTTTCTGCTTTTGGAAACATTCTGTCTTGTAAG GTGGTGTGTGATGAGAACGGCTCTAAGGGTTATGCCTTTGTCCACTTCGAGACCCAAGAGGCTGCTGACAAGGCCATCGAGAAGATGAACGGCATGCTCCTCAATGACCGCAAAGT GTTTGTGGGCAGATTCAAGTCTCGAAAAGAGCGGGAAGCTGAGCTTGGAGCCAAAGCCAAAGAGTTCACCAATGTCTATATCAAAAACTTTGGGGAAGAGGTGGATGATGAGAGTCTGAAAGAGCTCTTTAGCCAGTTTG GTAAGACCCTAAGTGTCAAGGTGATGAGAGATCCCAGTGGGAAATCCAAAGGCTTTGGCTTTGTGAGTTACGAAAAGCACGAGGATGCCAATAAG GCTGTGGaagagatgaatggaaaagaaatcagTGGGAAAGTCATTTTTGTAGGCCGTGCACAGAAGAAAGTGGAGCGGCAGGCGGAGTTAAAGCGGAAATTTGAACAGTTGAAACAAGAGAGAATTAGTCGGTATCAG GGGGTGAATCTCTACATTAAGAACTTGGATGACACCATTGATGATGAGAAGTTAAGGAAAGAGTTTTCTCCTTTTGGATCAATCACCAGTGCAAAG GTAATGTTGGAGGATGGGAGAAGCAAAGGGTTTGGCTTTGTCTGCTTCTCATCTCCTGAAGAGGCGACCAAAGCAGTCACTGAGATGAATGGACGCATCGTGGGCTCCAAGCCACTGTATGTCGCCTTGgcgcagaggaaggaagagagaaaagctcATCTGACCAACCAGTATATGCAGCGGGTGGCTGGAATGAGAGCGCTCCCTGCCAATGCCATCTTAAATCAGTTCCAGCCTGCAGCTGGTGGTTACTTTGTGCCAGCAGTTCCACAG GCTCAGGGAAGACCTCCATACTACACCCCTAACCAGTTAGCACAGATGAGGCCAAATCCACGCTGGCAGCAAG GCTTCCAAGGAATGCCAAGTGCTATACGCCAGTCTGGGCCTCGTCCAGCTCTTCGCCATCTGGCTCCAACTGGTAATGCTCCGGCCTCTCGTGGCCTCCCTACTACTGCTCAGAGAGTCG GGTCTGAGTGCCCGGACCGCTTGGCTATGGACTTTGGTGGGGCTGGCGCCGCCCAGCAAGGGCTGACTGACGGCTGCCAGTCTGGAG GTGTGCCCACAGCCGTGCAGACCTTAGCACCTCGTGCTGCTGTCGCCGCTGCTGCCCCTCGGGCTGTCGCACCTTACAAATATGCCTCCAGTGTCCGCAGCCCTCACCCCGCCATCCAGCCTTTGCAG GCCCCCCAGCCTGCCGTCCATGTACAGGGGCAGGAGCCCCTGACCGCCTCCATGCTGGCTGCAGCACCCCCCCAGGAGCAGAAGCAGATGCTGG GAGAACGTTTGTTCCCACTCATCCAAACCATGCATTCAAACCTGGCTGGAAAAATCACAGGCATGCTGCTGGAGATCGACAACTCTGAGCTGCTGCACATGCTGGAGTCCCCTGAGTCTCTCCGCTCCAAG GTGGATGAAGCTGTGGCGGTTCTACAGGCTCATCATGCCAAGAAAGAAGCTGCCCAGAAGGTGGGCGCTGTTGCTGCTGCTACCTCTTAG
- the PABPC4 gene encoding polyadenylate-binding protein 4 isoform X5 — protein sequence MNAAASSYPMASLYVGDLHSDVTEAMLYEKFSPAGPVLSIRVCRDMITRRSLGYAYVNFQQPADAERALDTMNFDVIKGKPIRIMWSQRDPSLRKSGVGNVFIKNLDKSIDNKALYDTFSAFGNILSCKVVCDENGSKGYAFVHFETQEAADKAIEKMNGMLLNDRKVFVGRFKSRKEREAELGAKAKEFTNVYIKNFGEEVDDESLKELFSQFGKTLSVKVMRDPSGKSKGFGFVSYEKHEDANKAVEEMNGKEISGKVIFVGRAQKKVERQAELKRKFEQLKQERISRYQGVNLYIKNLDDTIDDEKLRKEFSPFGSITSAKVMLEDGRSKGFGFVCFSSPEEATKAVTEMNGRIVGSKPLYVALAQRKEERKAHLTNQYMQRVAGMRALPANAILNQFQPAAGGYFVPAVPQAQGRPPYYTPNQLAQMRPNPRWQQGFQGMPSAIRQSGPRPALRHLAPTGSECPDRLAMDFGGAGAAQQGLTDGCQSGGVPTAVQTLAPRAAVAAAAPRAVAPYKYASSVRSPHPAIQPLQAPQPAVHVQGQEPLTASMLAAAPPQEQKQMLGERLFPLIQTMHSNLAGKITGMLLEIDNSELLHMLESPESLRSKVDEAVAVLQAHHAKKEAAQKVGAVAAATS from the exons atgAACGCTGCGGCCAGCAGCTACCCCATGGCCTCCCTCTACGTGGGTGACCTGCACTCGGACGTCACCGAGGCCATGCTGTATGAAAAGTTCAGTCCTGCGGGGCCTGTGCTGTCCATCCGGGTCTGCCGCGATATGATCACCCGCCGCTCCCTGGGCTATGCCTACGTCAACTTCCAGCAGCCGGCCGACG CTGAGCGGGCCTTGGATACCATGAACTTTGATGTGATTAAGGGAAAGCCAATCCGTATCATGTGGTCTCAGAGGGATCCCTCTTTGAGAAAATCTGGTGTGGGAAATGTCTTCATCAAGAATCTGGACAAATCTATAGATAACAAGGCACTTTATGATACTTTTTCTGCTTTTGGAAACATTCTGTCTTGTAAG GTGGTGTGTGATGAGAACGGCTCTAAGGGTTATGCCTTTGTCCACTTCGAGACCCAAGAGGCTGCTGACAAGGCCATCGAGAAGATGAACGGCATGCTCCTCAATGACCGCAAAGT GTTTGTGGGCAGATTCAAGTCTCGAAAAGAGCGGGAAGCTGAGCTTGGAGCCAAAGCCAAAGAGTTCACCAATGTCTATATCAAAAACTTTGGGGAAGAGGTGGATGATGAGAGTCTGAAAGAGCTCTTTAGCCAGTTTG GTAAGACCCTAAGTGTCAAGGTGATGAGAGATCCCAGTGGGAAATCCAAAGGCTTTGGCTTTGTGAGTTACGAAAAGCACGAGGATGCCAATAAG GCTGTGGaagagatgaatggaaaagaaatcagTGGGAAAGTCATTTTTGTAGGCCGTGCACAGAAGAAAGTGGAGCGGCAGGCGGAGTTAAAGCGGAAATTTGAACAGTTGAAACAAGAGAGAATTAGTCGGTATCAG GGGGTGAATCTCTACATTAAGAACTTGGATGACACCATTGATGATGAGAAGTTAAGGAAAGAGTTTTCTCCTTTTGGATCAATCACCAGTGCAAAG GTAATGTTGGAGGATGGGAGAAGCAAAGGGTTTGGCTTTGTCTGCTTCTCATCTCCTGAAGAGGCGACCAAAGCAGTCACTGAGATGAATGGACGCATCGTGGGCTCCAAGCCACTGTATGTCGCCTTGgcgcagaggaaggaagagagaaaagctcATCTGACCAACCAGTATATGCAGCGGGTGGCTGGAATGAGAGCGCTCCCTGCCAATGCCATCTTAAATCAGTTCCAGCCTGCAGCTGGTGGTTACTTTGTGCCAGCAGTTCCACAG GCTCAGGGAAGACCTCCATACTACACCCCTAACCAGTTAGCACAGATGAGGCCAAATCCACGCTGGCAGCAAG GCTTCCAAGGAATGCCAAGTGCTATACGCCAGTCTGGGCCTCGTCCAGCTCTTCGCCATCTGGCTCCAACTG GGTCTGAGTGCCCGGACCGCTTGGCTATGGACTTTGGTGGGGCTGGCGCCGCCCAGCAAGGGCTGACTGACGGCTGCCAGTCTGGAG GTGTGCCCACAGCCGTGCAGACCTTAGCACCTCGTGCTGCTGTCGCCGCTGCTGCCCCTCGGGCTGTCGCACCTTACAAATATGCCTCCAGTGTCCGCAGCCCTCACCCCGCCATCCAGCCTTTGCAG GCCCCCCAGCCTGCCGTCCATGTACAGGGGCAGGAGCCCCTGACCGCCTCCATGCTGGCTGCAGCACCCCCCCAGGAGCAGAAGCAGATGCTGG GAGAACGTTTGTTCCCACTCATCCAAACCATGCATTCAAACCTGGCTGGAAAAATCACAGGCATGCTGCTGGAGATCGACAACTCTGAGCTGCTGCACATGCTGGAGTCCCCTGAGTCTCTCCGCTCCAAG GTGGATGAAGCTGTGGCGGTTCTACAGGCTCATCATGCCAAGAAAGAAGCTGCCCAGAAGGTGGGCGCTGTTGCTGCTGCTACCTCTTAG
- the PABPC4 gene encoding polyadenylate-binding protein 4 isoform X7 — protein sequence MNAAASSYPMASLYVGDLHSDVTEAMLYEKFSPAGPVLSIRVCRDMITRRSLGYAYVNFQQPADAERALDTMNFDVIKGKPIRIMWSQRDPSLRKSGVGNVFIKNLDKSIDNKALYDTFSAFGNILSCKVVCDENGSKGYAFVHFETQEAADKAIEKMNGMLLNDRKVFVGRFKSRKEREAELGAKAKEFTNVYIKNFGEEVDDESLKELFSQFGKTLSVKVMRDPSGKSKGFGFVSYEKHEDANKAVEEMNGKEISGKVIFVGRAQKKVERQAELKRKFEQLKQERISRYQGVNLYIKNLDDTIDDEKLRKEFSPFGSITSAKVMLEDGRSKGFGFVCFSSPEEATKAVTEMNGRIVGSKPLYVALAQRKEERKAHLTNQYMQRVAGMRALPANAILNQFQPAAGGYFVPAVPQAQGRPPYYTPNQLAQMRPNPRWQQGFQGMPSAIRQSGPRPALRHLAPTGNAPASRGLPTTAQRVGVPTAVQTLAPRAAVAAAAPRAVAPYKYASSVRSPHPAIQPLQAPQPAVHVQGQEPLTASMLAAAPPQEQKQMLGERLFPLIQTMHSNLAGKITGMLLEIDNSELLHMLESPESLRSKVDEAVAVLQAHHAKKEAAQKVGAVAAATS from the exons atgAACGCTGCGGCCAGCAGCTACCCCATGGCCTCCCTCTACGTGGGTGACCTGCACTCGGACGTCACCGAGGCCATGCTGTATGAAAAGTTCAGTCCTGCGGGGCCTGTGCTGTCCATCCGGGTCTGCCGCGATATGATCACCCGCCGCTCCCTGGGCTATGCCTACGTCAACTTCCAGCAGCCGGCCGACG CTGAGCGGGCCTTGGATACCATGAACTTTGATGTGATTAAGGGAAAGCCAATCCGTATCATGTGGTCTCAGAGGGATCCCTCTTTGAGAAAATCTGGTGTGGGAAATGTCTTCATCAAGAATCTGGACAAATCTATAGATAACAAGGCACTTTATGATACTTTTTCTGCTTTTGGAAACATTCTGTCTTGTAAG GTGGTGTGTGATGAGAACGGCTCTAAGGGTTATGCCTTTGTCCACTTCGAGACCCAAGAGGCTGCTGACAAGGCCATCGAGAAGATGAACGGCATGCTCCTCAATGACCGCAAAGT GTTTGTGGGCAGATTCAAGTCTCGAAAAGAGCGGGAAGCTGAGCTTGGAGCCAAAGCCAAAGAGTTCACCAATGTCTATATCAAAAACTTTGGGGAAGAGGTGGATGATGAGAGTCTGAAAGAGCTCTTTAGCCAGTTTG GTAAGACCCTAAGTGTCAAGGTGATGAGAGATCCCAGTGGGAAATCCAAAGGCTTTGGCTTTGTGAGTTACGAAAAGCACGAGGATGCCAATAAG GCTGTGGaagagatgaatggaaaagaaatcagTGGGAAAGTCATTTTTGTAGGCCGTGCACAGAAGAAAGTGGAGCGGCAGGCGGAGTTAAAGCGGAAATTTGAACAGTTGAAACAAGAGAGAATTAGTCGGTATCAG GGGGTGAATCTCTACATTAAGAACTTGGATGACACCATTGATGATGAGAAGTTAAGGAAAGAGTTTTCTCCTTTTGGATCAATCACCAGTGCAAAG GTAATGTTGGAGGATGGGAGAAGCAAAGGGTTTGGCTTTGTCTGCTTCTCATCTCCTGAAGAGGCGACCAAAGCAGTCACTGAGATGAATGGACGCATCGTGGGCTCCAAGCCACTGTATGTCGCCTTGgcgcagaggaaggaagagagaaaagctcATCTGACCAACCAGTATATGCAGCGGGTGGCTGGAATGAGAGCGCTCCCTGCCAATGCCATCTTAAATCAGTTCCAGCCTGCAGCTGGTGGTTACTTTGTGCCAGCAGTTCCACAG GCTCAGGGAAGACCTCCATACTACACCCCTAACCAGTTAGCACAGATGAGGCCAAATCCACGCTGGCAGCAAG GCTTCCAAGGAATGCCAAGTGCTATACGCCAGTCTGGGCCTCGTCCAGCTCTTCGCCATCTGGCTCCAACTGGTAATGCTCCGGCCTCTCGTGGCCTCCCTACTACTGCTCAGAGAGTCG GTGTGCCCACAGCCGTGCAGACCTTAGCACCTCGTGCTGCTGTCGCCGCTGCTGCCCCTCGGGCTGTCGCACCTTACAAATATGCCTCCAGTGTCCGCAGCCCTCACCCCGCCATCCAGCCTTTGCAG GCCCCCCAGCCTGCCGTCCATGTACAGGGGCAGGAGCCCCTGACCGCCTCCATGCTGGCTGCAGCACCCCCCCAGGAGCAGAAGCAGATGCTGG GAGAACGTTTGTTCCCACTCATCCAAACCATGCATTCAAACCTGGCTGGAAAAATCACAGGCATGCTGCTGGAGATCGACAACTCTGAGCTGCTGCACATGCTGGAGTCCCCTGAGTCTCTCCGCTCCAAG GTGGATGAAGCTGTGGCGGTTCTACAGGCTCATCATGCCAAGAAAGAAGCTGCCCAGAAGGTGGGCGCTGTTGCTGCTGCTACCTCTTAG
- the PABPC4 gene encoding polyadenylate-binding protein 4 isoform X4, translating into MNAAASSYPMASLYVGDLHSDVTEAMLYEKFSPAGPVLSIRVCRDMITRRSLGYAYVNFQQPADAERALDTMNFDVIKGKPIRIMWSQRDPSLRKSGVGNVFIKNLDKSIDNKALYDTFSAFGNILSCKVVCDENGSKGYAFVHFETQEAADKAIEKMNGMLLNDRKVFVGRFKSRKEREAELGAKAKEFTNVYIKNFGEEVDDESLKELFSQFGKTLSVKVMRDPSGKSKGFGFVSYEKHEDANKAVEEMNGKEISGKVIFVGRAQKKVERQAELKRKFEQLKQERISRYQGVNLYIKNLDDTIDDEKLRKEFSPFGSITSAKVMLEDGRSKGFGFVCFSSPEEATKAVTEMNGRIVGSKPLYVALAQRKEERKAHLTNQYMQRVAGMRALPANAILNQFQPAAGGYFVPAVPQAQGRPPYYTPNQLAQMRPNPRWQQGGRPQGFQGMPSAIRQSGPRPALRHLAPTGSECPDRLAMDFGGAGAAQQGLTDGCQSGGVPTAVQTLAPRAAVAAAAPRAVAPYKYASSVRSPHPAIQPLQAPQPAVHVQGQEPLTASMLAAAPPQEQKQMLGERLFPLIQTMHSNLAGKITGMLLEIDNSELLHMLESPESLRSKVDEAVAVLQAHHAKKEAAQKVGAVAAATS; encoded by the exons atgAACGCTGCGGCCAGCAGCTACCCCATGGCCTCCCTCTACGTGGGTGACCTGCACTCGGACGTCACCGAGGCCATGCTGTATGAAAAGTTCAGTCCTGCGGGGCCTGTGCTGTCCATCCGGGTCTGCCGCGATATGATCACCCGCCGCTCCCTGGGCTATGCCTACGTCAACTTCCAGCAGCCGGCCGACG CTGAGCGGGCCTTGGATACCATGAACTTTGATGTGATTAAGGGAAAGCCAATCCGTATCATGTGGTCTCAGAGGGATCCCTCTTTGAGAAAATCTGGTGTGGGAAATGTCTTCATCAAGAATCTGGACAAATCTATAGATAACAAGGCACTTTATGATACTTTTTCTGCTTTTGGAAACATTCTGTCTTGTAAG GTGGTGTGTGATGAGAACGGCTCTAAGGGTTATGCCTTTGTCCACTTCGAGACCCAAGAGGCTGCTGACAAGGCCATCGAGAAGATGAACGGCATGCTCCTCAATGACCGCAAAGT GTTTGTGGGCAGATTCAAGTCTCGAAAAGAGCGGGAAGCTGAGCTTGGAGCCAAAGCCAAAGAGTTCACCAATGTCTATATCAAAAACTTTGGGGAAGAGGTGGATGATGAGAGTCTGAAAGAGCTCTTTAGCCAGTTTG GTAAGACCCTAAGTGTCAAGGTGATGAGAGATCCCAGTGGGAAATCCAAAGGCTTTGGCTTTGTGAGTTACGAAAAGCACGAGGATGCCAATAAG GCTGTGGaagagatgaatggaaaagaaatcagTGGGAAAGTCATTTTTGTAGGCCGTGCACAGAAGAAAGTGGAGCGGCAGGCGGAGTTAAAGCGGAAATTTGAACAGTTGAAACAAGAGAGAATTAGTCGGTATCAG GGGGTGAATCTCTACATTAAGAACTTGGATGACACCATTGATGATGAGAAGTTAAGGAAAGAGTTTTCTCCTTTTGGATCAATCACCAGTGCAAAG GTAATGTTGGAGGATGGGAGAAGCAAAGGGTTTGGCTTTGTCTGCTTCTCATCTCCTGAAGAGGCGACCAAAGCAGTCACTGAGATGAATGGACGCATCGTGGGCTCCAAGCCACTGTATGTCGCCTTGgcgcagaggaaggaagagagaaaagctcATCTGACCAACCAGTATATGCAGCGGGTGGCTGGAATGAGAGCGCTCCCTGCCAATGCCATCTTAAATCAGTTCCAGCCTGCAGCTGGTGGTTACTTTGTGCCAGCAGTTCCACAG GCTCAGGGAAGACCTCCATACTACACCCCTAACCAGTTAGCACAGATGAGGCCAAATCCACGCTGGCAGCAAGGTGGGAGACCTCAAG GCTTCCAAGGAATGCCAAGTGCTATACGCCAGTCTGGGCCTCGTCCAGCTCTTCGCCATCTGGCTCCAACTG GGTCTGAGTGCCCGGACCGCTTGGCTATGGACTTTGGTGGGGCTGGCGCCGCCCAGCAAGGGCTGACTGACGGCTGCCAGTCTGGAG GTGTGCCCACAGCCGTGCAGACCTTAGCACCTCGTGCTGCTGTCGCCGCTGCTGCCCCTCGGGCTGTCGCACCTTACAAATATGCCTCCAGTGTCCGCAGCCCTCACCCCGCCATCCAGCCTTTGCAG GCCCCCCAGCCTGCCGTCCATGTACAGGGGCAGGAGCCCCTGACCGCCTCCATGCTGGCTGCAGCACCCCCCCAGGAGCAGAAGCAGATGCTGG GAGAACGTTTGTTCCCACTCATCCAAACCATGCATTCAAACCTGGCTGGAAAAATCACAGGCATGCTGCTGGAGATCGACAACTCTGAGCTGCTGCACATGCTGGAGTCCCCTGAGTCTCTCCGCTCCAAG GTGGATGAAGCTGTGGCGGTTCTACAGGCTCATCATGCCAAGAAAGAAGCTGCCCAGAAGGTGGGCGCTGTTGCTGCTGCTACCTCTTAG